A stretch of DNA from Pseudomonadota bacterium:
GCGGCCGCACGCGGTGACGCGCAATCCGATCTCCGCCATGGCTGGCAACGTCAAATCGGCATGGACGTAGGTGTCGTTGATCAGTGTTGAGCCAAACAGTGCGGCCTCCAGTGCCCCCAGCCGAGCAAGGGCAACCGCTTCCTCTTCGGTGATCATATGCCCTTGCGGGACACCCGGCGTGTACGCCGGAGCAAACCCCATATCCTCGGCGACCCCACGCACCATTGTCAGGATTGTATGGGTGTGAACATTGATGAGGCCGGGGGTGGCGATCATGTCATCAGCGTCGATAAGCTGGTGCGCCGCCGGTGGGGGGCCGCGCTTCGAGCCCACGTAAGCGAGCCGCTTGTCCTTGGCGATGATCCGCCCATCTCTGATGACCTGGCGGTCCGGATTTGCCGTCAGGATGATCGCGTTTTCGATCACCAGATCGGCGACGTCGTCATCGGGAAAAATCTCGGCCATGGGCAACTAAGACCTCAGGATATGCCGCAGGAACTTCTGCGTCGCCGGGACTTGAGGCGCGGTGAAGATCTGGTCGGGCGGACCATCTTCGGCGATGACACCATCGGCCATGAACACCACCCGATCCGCCACCTCGCGGGCGAAACCCATTTCGTGCGTAACCGCGATCATGGTCATCCCGCCCTCAGCCAACGCTTTCATAACGTCGAGAACCTCCTGGACAAGTTCCGGGTCGAGCGCTGAGGTTGGCTCGTCAAACAGCATAATGCGGGGCTCCATGGCCAGTGCTCTGGCGATCGCCACGCGCTGCTGCTGGCCACCGGACAGTTGGGAAGGGCGTTTGTCCATATGGTCGCCCAACTGCACCCGTCCGAGTTCCTGCTCGGCCAGCGTATCAGCTTCTGATCGCTTCAAGCCCCGCACTTTCTCTGGCCCGATCGCCACATTCTGCCGGGCTGTGAGGTGTGGAAACAGATTGAAACGCTGGAACACAAATCCAAACTGACGGCGCTGCTCAGACATGCGCGCTTCGGAGGCCGACCGCCAACCACCTTGGTCGGCTGCAAAAGACCCACCGACGGTTTCGCCATCAAGCCAGACCGTTCCCTTTGTCGGGTCCTCAAGTCGATTGAGGCAGCGCAAAAAGGTGGTCTTCCCAGACCCAGACGCCCCGATGATCACCACTGCCTGCCCGGCATCGACATCCATATCCACACCCTTCAGAACGGGCGTTTCGCCGAAGTTCTTCTCGATGCCCTCGGCGCGCAAACGGGGAAAGGCGGTCACCATTGCGGCAACCTTTGCTCAAGCTTTTTGGAAAGGACCGATAGGACCTTGAGCAGCAGGTAATAATAAAGGGCCAGCAACATGTAGATTTCAAACGGAACGAAATGCAGCGAGATGATCGCTTGACCGGCACGGGTCAATTCATAGACCGAAATGACCGACAGCAGCGACGAGTTCTTGACGAGGCTTATCAACTCGTTGGTTAGCGGTGGAATCATCTGCCGGTAGGCTTGGGGTAGGAGAATATGGATAAGGATCTGGCGATTGCGCATGCCAATAGACCTGGCAGCCTCGCTTTGGCCTTTCTCGATCGCTCCCACGCCGCCGCGCACGACTTCGGAGACGAAGGCACCGGCGTTGAGCGACAAGGCGACCACGCCAGCCCAAAACTCGTCGAACCGGATTCCAATGACCGGCAGCGCGAAGAAAACCAGAAAAATCTGGATGAGCAGGGGCGTGCCACGAATGAAGTCAACATAGGCGGCAACCAACCACTTAAGTGGCTTCGATCGGGACAGGGACGCCAGACCTAACGCTATACCAAGCGCCAGACCAAAAATGGCCGAGAGGACCGAGACCTGAATGGTCACGATGGCCCCCTCGGCCAGGAGTGGCATCGCCATCGCGATGATGTCCCAGTCGATGGTCACTGTGCAATGCCGGAAAGTGAGACGCGGTTAGCCGAAAGACGGGATCTCGTCAGCCAAATTCATGCGGAAGCCAAACCACTTTTCCTGCAACGCATAAATCTCGTCATTATCCTTCAGCCGCGTCAGTTCCTCGTCGAGGAAAGCGACGATCTCCGGATCCTCTTTCCGCGCCGCTATGCCAGCCCAATTGGGACTGCCCACCGGTCTCACGAGAGCGTATGCGCCCGGTCTATCCTTCATGACCTGCCCCAGTGTCGGCAGTGTATTGAGAACACCATCGACGCTTCCCTGAGAGAGCGCCAGATAGGCTGCGGGGTGGTCATCATAGATTTTCACCTCGGAGAAACCTGAACCCGTCGCGGCGGCGATTTCTTCACTCAGCCCCTCCTGCATGGACTCGCCGGGCGACCCAAGCTTCACGCCTAGCACCATACCCGATAGATCATTCATCGACGTGATCGTCTCGGCGTCTTCAGCGCGTATCAGTAGGGCCTGGGATGCTTCGGCGTAAGGAATGGAAAAGGCGACGCGCTCCAACCGCTCTTTACGGTAGCTCATCGACGACATGATCACATCAAAGCGCCCGGCATAGAGCGCGGGGATGACGCCCGACCACTGCGTGTCGACGAACTCCGGTTCAACGCCAAGCGTTTCACACATAACCGCAGCGAGATCGACGTCATATCCAACGATTTCACCAGCGTCACGGAAGGTGAACGGCGGATAGGTCGCTTCACAGCCAATACGAAGAACGCCTTCGGATTTGATATCGGCAAGCGTTTTGGTCTCCGCAAAGGCAGGGCGCAAACCCGGGAAAGCAAGTACACCACCTGTCGCTGCAGCTGTGGCAAGGAAATGGCGTCGTGTAAGGCGTATCTTTTTCATGACTGGCTCCCTTTTGGCTTGGTTGTTGCGCTAGGGGTAAGCAATGCTCATGCCAGAATTGAGCCGTTGTTTTTATTGATAAATTCAAGACTGCATGCAAAATTGCCTGATGCTTGGGCATACCTGCTTCTCGCGCTATCACCCTGGCATGTCTGGACTATCTGCCGATTGCATCGGCCAGCGCTGACGGCAGACCCTCGCTGGTTTTCGAAGGCAGTTTTGGCCCTGCAAGCGATCGCCCCCCGAGCCGTACGAGCATTTCAGCGGAGCCCACCGCCGCTGAAATCGGGTCGATCGCGGGGCGGACAATCTGCCCCGCTATCTTGGGCGCCAAGCCTGCCAAGGGGGCGCCTGCGAGAATGATACTGTCTGCGCCCGTTGAAGCGGCTGCTTCGTTGGCGACGTCAACCAGGGCGCCAGATATCTCGTCCTGGACGGTTTTGAGCGAGCCAAACGCAACGTCGGGGATATGAATCCCTGCGAAACGCTCTCCCAGTCCGTGAGCGGCAACACACTCTTCGTACCACCGCTGCAGATTGCGCGAGAAGGTCACCAGTGCGAACCGATCGCCCACCATGCACGCGGTCAACATGGCTGCTTCTGAAACACCAAT
This window harbors:
- a CDS encoding amino acid ABC transporter ATP-binding protein, giving the protein MVTAFPRLRAEGIEKNFGETPVLKGVDMDVDAGQAVVIIGASGSGKTTFLRCLNRLEDPTKGTVWLDGETVGGSFAADQGGWRSASEARMSEQRRQFGFVFQRFNLFPHLTARQNVAIGPEKVRGLKRSEADTLAEQELGRVQLGDHMDKRPSQLSGGQQQRVAIARALAMEPRIMLFDEPTSALDPELVQEVLDVMKALAEGGMTMIAVTHEMGFAREVADRVVFMADGVIAEDGPPDQIFTAPQVPATQKFLRHILRS
- a CDS encoding amino acid ABC transporter permease; the encoded protein is MTIDWDIIAMAMPLLAEGAIVTIQVSVLSAIFGLALGIALGLASLSRSKPLKWLVAAYVDFIRGTPLLIQIFLVFFALPVIGIRFDEFWAGVVALSLNAGAFVSEVVRGGVGAIEKGQSEAARSIGMRNRQILIHILLPQAYRQMIPPLTNELISLVKNSSLLSVISVYELTRAGQAIISLHFVPFEIYMLLALYYYLLLKVLSVLSKKLEQRLPQW
- a CDS encoding transporter substrate-binding domain-containing protein — translated: MKKIRLTRRHFLATAAATGGVLAFPGLRPAFAETKTLADIKSEGVLRIGCEATYPPFTFRDAGEIVGYDVDLAAVMCETLGVEPEFVDTQWSGVIPALYAGRFDVIMSSMSYRKERLERVAFSIPYAEASQALLIRAEDAETITSMNDLSGMVLGVKLGSPGESMQEGLSEEIAAATGSGFSEVKIYDDHPAAYLALSQGSVDGVLNTLPTLGQVMKDRPGAYALVRPVGSPNWAGIAARKEDPEIVAFLDEELTRLKDNDEIYALQEKWFGFRMNLADEIPSFG
- a CDS encoding aspartate/glutamate racemase family protein, with the translated sequence MKILVLNPNTSTHMTDRMTAVGQTFAADGTELVGVTAKTGVPYISSRPEAQLAGAEVLTIIAEQQSDVDAVIIAAFGDPGLTAARDLFDLPVIGVSEAAMLTACMVGDRFALVTFSRNLQRWYEECVAAHGLGERFAGIHIPDVAFGSLKTVQDEISGALVDVANEAAASTGADSIILAGAPLAGLAPKIAGQIVRPAIDPISAAVGSAEMLVRLGGRSLAGPKLPSKTSEGLPSALADAIGR